From a single Glycine soja cultivar W05 chromosome 19, ASM419377v2, whole genome shotgun sequence genomic region:
- the LOC114397963 gene encoding ankyrin repeat domain-containing protein 30A-like produces the protein MQSENQNNQLVVQNSGSLSFSSHLSKEDEEISRSALSTFRAKEEEIERKKMEVREKVQLQLGRVEEETKRLATIREELEALADPMRKEVALVRKRIDSVNKELKPLGHTCQKKEKEYKDALEAFNEKNREKVQLITKLMELVSESERLRMKKLEELSKNIDSIQ, from the exons ATGCAGAGTGAGAACCAGAACAACCAGCTGGTAGTGCAGAATTCGGGGAGCCTGAGCTTCAGCAGCCATTTGTCGAAGGAAGATGAAGAGATTTCACGGTCTGCTCTCTCCACCTTCAGGGCAAAGGAGGAAGAGATTGAAAGGAAGAAGATGGAGGTCAGAGAAAAGGTTCAGCTTCAGCTTGGTCGTGTCGAAGAAGAAACTAAGCGTCTTGCAACCATTCGTGAg GAGCTTGAAGCCCTGGCAGATCCAATGAGGAAAGAAGTTGCGCTTGTTCGAAAAAGAATTGATTCCGTAAACAAAGAATTAAAGCCACTGGGTCATACTTGCCAGAAGAAG GAGAAAGAATACAAAGACGCCCTTGAAGCTTTTAATGAAAAGAACAGGGAAAAAGTACAGCTAATCACCAAGTTAATGGAG TTGGTGAGTGAAAGTGAAAGATTGAGGATGAAGAAGCTGGAGGAGCTGAGTAAGAACATAGATTCGATACAATGA